Below is a window of Zygotorulaspora mrakii chromosome 3, complete sequence DNA.
GATATATTGCTCAActattttctgaaaaagtGGCCTATACTCAATTTGATCATTTATTAGTAAACCACTTAGTTCCAATCTATCGAGCACCTTGATGAAGTCTCGATCAGGATGTACGCCACCATAATATTCTTCACTGCGATAAAACAAGTCGTGATTCGGTATGTCTTTTGGAATTATCGTATGTCCAAGGATGGGGTACTTCATGATAGTCAATCTAGTTGCCCAAATCAGTTGCTTTCTTTCCAGAGGTTTGTTGAATTCAGCATATAGATTGAAGTTCCTGTACATTTCTTGTCTTTGTAGAATAGCGAAGTAgtcttcaatttgattCATACGTCTGGCGTGTGCCCTATCTATCAGCTCTTGAGTGACATGGGGCTCATAAGATTTTAATTCAGTTTCTACTCCAAGCGTCATCACTATTCACACTCTGCACTTTTGAAGAGCGTCCCCATCGCCTTATATCTTACCATGTAGCACATCTCAAGTTCTGATTTTACGTTTTTCGGAATACCCAACAGTTGAAAGCatcagagaaaaaaaaaaataagacgATTACAAAAACGACGACAGAAAGTTAATCGAACTCCTCACTTCTCATTCTGCAATTGTTTTCAACATGATCAATTGTTACGCGTAACTGTTCAATTGAGCATCCGTATTCAAGTGACAATTGATGAATCAGTGTCTGTTCAAGTTTATGAATGCACAGAATCCTCTCATTCGGATCTTCTTGAAATGAGTTGGGATTGGCGCAGCTATTTTCCACCGAGGTGTGGAAATAATTATACTTTTCTTGGAGTTCCTCTATATAAGAAGGACTTCTGTTACCGGGTTCGAGGCGATACGTCTCTGAATCCATGGGGAAAATCTTGTGCAGCTTCCTCATTGCGATCTTGTGATCGATCTTTGTATTCATTTCGTTCTTCTGCATGGGCAGCAGTCTTTTCTCAACCCATTCCAAGTATGCCGAGGTTCGAGTAGTATCCCATTCGGTAATATCCTTCGTATCAGCTTGGGCTGACAAGTATGCTGCATGTACATCTTTGGTCTCCTCACTGCTTTCTAATTCTCTGGGAAATTTCATAACAGCTTGAATCCAGGGCAATGGATAACTCTTTAAATCACATAATAATACCCATCTAACCGTTAAAACGAAATAGGCTACCACTCTGAGTTCTGCCCATAAATAATATTTTCTGAATTTTCTCTTGTAATTGCCAGACAGCCGGAAattctcatcttcatccatCGTTTGGATGAGCTCAAGTGTGAACATGTAAAACTCCGGTGGCAATACCATGTGGGTGACCAGCTTGAAGATAAGAGGCTCGTATGTCAGTTGGCAGTTGAGTCTCGCAGTGAAATCAGTCATCGAACATAACTGAGAGATTTTCTGGAAGAGCTGTCCATCGTGAGGAACTTTACCGCCTTCCAATAATGCTAAATAATAGTTTGGTAACTTTTCTCGCCATGTTTCTGGTAACAATTCGGtagcattgaaaaatgatactTTTGCAGATGATAGCCACCTAATGAAATCTCTAATATATACAGGTAGCCCCATATGCACAGACGCCATGTACATCATGGCAAGAGATGCTAAACTGTTCAATTTAAAGTGACCTCGCACTGTCGACTCTAATTCATTACTGTTGCCGTCATCTTGCTCACTCAACAATTTTAGGTACATTCCCCAAATAATTTTGACGACATTCTCAAATTCATTCGGAAAATCAAGATGCTGGACCAGGAAGTCAACCTGCCTTTTGAGAATGTATTGAAATGCTTTAAGAAATAAAACATGTGCCTCATAACCATAGACTTTTTTACTTCTGTCAGAGTTGTGTAAATGTTGAGACTGTGACAAATTGAAACTTGATTGAAAGCTGCCGGTAGCATTTGTCGTAAGGTTCAGTCTTCTTGTGATTACACCAGAGTTCGCAATATCGTCATCCTCATTATTAAATTCAACATCACCATCCATAACATGTCCATATTGACAGGTCCTTCTACCGTCGATAATTCTCCATAGGCGAGATGGACAATTTGCTACCCCACATATTGGACCTTTAATATATGTTGACATAAATGAAAGCCAATCCTCTCACAAAGCATTTCTCTTGagttgatatttttattctcaaGTTATGTGTAGGATGATATTAAAATCTTAGCCCGATGACTTCTGAACCCGTCGATTCGTAACGCACAAAcgtttcttcaaaatgatgataggatcaaaaaaaattcttgcaCATACAGTGCTGTGCTCTATACCTGTAAGACTACAAAGAGATCTAAAGTAACACATGTATATAATTCAATGATTCTCATGGTTGTTTCGATGGTGGTTATGATTATTATTGTGATTGTAGTGGTTGCCTTGATGGTAATTTTGCCTATAATTACCGTTACTACCACTTATCATTGGTTGAAAAGGCATAGCGCCAGGGTAGCCAAAGGAAGAGGCAGTGGGGCCCTTATTCATATATGTTGGGGTGATATGGGGAGATACGGTTTGCGGAGAAGGGCTTCTTCCTCCATCTTCACCACCGCCCATCACTGACATCATGTGTGGCATTGACGGATAAAACATGGGTTGCGGTTGCATTGGCATATACATCCCCATATTTCCAGCAGCCATACCACTCATTATATTTGGCGATGCACCGGGACCCATGGGAAATCTCATCATATTACCCATCACAAGACCCATTTGTTGATTTGCAGCTGCTGCAGCAGCTGCTGCATTCATGTTAGTCATTTGACgcttttgcaaattcaTTTGAGCTTTCTGCAATGCTGTGACCTCATCAGGAAACAAAGTCTTGTACGATTGCTCACTGTTTCCCGCCCAGGTTGGTGCAGTGAAGTACGGTTTTTCGATAAAAAAAGGTTCCATACTTTTGGATTCACTGTCTTTATCTTTTAGTTTCTTCATGGAATTGTCATAACTTTCTCTGGATTGAATGAACATGTTAAACTTTGTATTGAATaaagctttctttttattatctGCAGAGGGTATTTTTGAGCCAAAAAAGGATCCTGCACCACGTCTCTTAGTTGAAATGCTAGCCCTGCCAACAGAAGGAGAGTTGATTGGTGTATTGGCTTGAGAGCTCATTTTACTCGTCCCAGGATTCTTTCTGATATCTACCCTAATATTGGAGGGAGTTGGTGGAAGAGATGATTTATTGCTACCATTTAATGGTTTTGGAGGCAAAGAAGGATCGCTTTTCAGGGTAGagcttttcaagatatcttGCATATCTTCCGGTATATCATAGGGTACTTTAAACTTTTgagcaaattttttcaattcctcGATTTGGGCATCTTTACTGTTAGGATGTTTGTTTGGAGACTCTTCTTGAATAGATATTTGAGATTTTGGAGTCTCGTTTTCTTTATTCATTCccgtttcatttttatccAATGGTATAGTCATAAGAGAATCATCGGTACCACTAATTTTTGAGGTCGCCTTCGGAATTTTTTTCGTCACAGGAACCTGCTTATCAGTAGTTTTGTTGGAcgatgttgaagaaatgattGCTGGATCTGTATGATGTGGCTGATTCCTCAAACTTGGTGCAACGTAAACAGCTGCCTTGGAGGGGGAAGGCTTTGAATtcgatttcaaagatgccAGCAAGTCATTGCCTCTCCTATCAACACCGGAGTATAAGTCTTCCTCATCCATTCCAGAGTCATCAATGGTAAGCCCTCTTTCTTCAGCTAGATGGATGTTGCCGGAGGTTCCTTGCGactcaatttcttttgcaagTCTCTCTGCTTctttcaatcttttttcatagtGAGGATCGTCCTTATTGATCTTTGTTGTGTATAGATGTTCATCGTACGTTGACTTTactccaaatttttcttcgttGACCGTAAACTGATCCCACGAAGTGGAAGATTCCTCAAGAGTCTGATGACTAATACCAGGAACCTCATCACCAGTATCTGGGGTCCATTTCTGGAGCTCACGTTCTTTAACATCACCTCTTCCCCGTGAGATGTCAGTGTCAGTTTTGAAGTTCTTTGAATTATTCCCGTAGCCCACACCATTAGCACTTTCACCCTGGTTTCTTTTGTCTCTTTTCTGCTTGTCTTCCAATTCCTGTTTCTTTAAGGTATCCcacttttcatcaagagCAAAATCAACACCTTTCATTTCCAGTTCAGCCACATCTGATCCGCTAATCAGCAAGGTTTCCCCTAATTGATCACTTAGTTCATCGATATTGTCACTAAACCCACTGTCAACTATTTTTGGATATTTGAGGATAATATCCACACCATTGGTTGAGTCCAAATTACATGCCACCAACAACCCTGAGTATTTAATTGCCGAACTGACGGTTGCAACCACCTCTGAGCCAATACTGTTTGTCAGTAAGTAGTCGAACCGATCACCAAACGCCTTTAACGTTTCAGCAGTTTCATAAAAACCCCCTGTGTTAACAGACATGTTACCTGAGCGATCAGATCCCATGGAAGATCCATTCCCGGAAGCAAAGGAACCGTTACTGTTATTATTTCCACGATCTCTTCTTCTATTATTGAAGTTTCCCTTCATTTCAAAGGTTCACAATAAGGATAAGACCAAACTTTGCAGTTGCTCAAAAGCGCACAATCAGTTAAGTTTATaagaaaatcaattgaaaaagcagGCGTAACCTACTTGATTGCTCTTGTAGGTTTACGGTTGGAGTCAATTTCTCCCTTCTTCAATTAAGCccattgaaggaaataaACTTTAGGAAATCGATTTCCATTGTTTTCGTACAaaaatataccaaaactcaaaatatataataCTCCTGCGATTATCATGCGACATATACATCATACTATAAAGTTCTAGTCCTATGTAGATCTCTTAAATTTGCAGTCACATCCTACAATTATGTACAGATTGCTCACTGTTCATCCAAAAAAGTATCCTGAAGCACTTCTTGTTCACCGCTAGTAAACACACTTATGCTATCTTCTAGTTTTTCAGTTACCTCATTCAACTGCTCCAATGCCGGCAGATAGCTCAGAATTTTGTCATGCAAATCATCTGAAGGTTGCTTAACCtgagaaattttcaagtttaACTCTTTGGAATCCCTTTGGAAGCCGTCTCCTGGAGCTGTGCTGGTTTTTGAGGCTTTGATGAGACCGTAGGCATTATCTATAGCATCATTAAGGCTCGGatgcagattttttttgatcagCTCATTTGTGagttttattttgttgCTTTCCCTGGCTTGCCTGCACGAATTCTTTGCTTCTTCCAGCAGGGCTTGCTCCTTGAAAAGCTCGGTCTCAACTCTCTCGGCATTATCCAATTCTTCTGCGTAAcgtttttgaatgaagttCCTTTTTGACACAATGTATTCGACATCTAAATCACGTTCGGATATTCTAGCTGGgaatcttgatttttttaattgcaCTTTTATCTTGGCTACAATGTCATTCATTATGCTCTGTTTCTGTCTGTAAATTTTATCGACCTCCTGGCCATTTTGATGAGTTACATTCAATACTTCAGACCTATATCGTTCAAAAACTGTTTCTATCGAAGTTTGAACGTTTGCCTCGAGCAGGTGTATAACTGAATTTACCATTATTCTGGAAGGTTTCTTCCATCGTTTGATCTCGTAATTGTTAGGCAGCTTCTCTCTGAATTCCTTTCGTATAACTTTCTTCAGTTCCCAAGGGTATAATGCAGTTTCTTTATCACTTGAAGGATCATTTCGCTTGATGCTATTAAATCGCACTTTCTTCTTAGGTCTTTGAGTTATGCCAATGTTCTTTTCTGGGTCCAGAgcgtcatcatcatcgtccTCTGTATAGAACAATTTTTTAGGTTTCAAATTGGGCGCAGCGGAATTTGGTGTATCAAGTCTAAATGCAGACGCATCCTCAAGATCCATTATGGATGCAGTACTGATACCATCATTGTCATCGCTCTGGCTGATACTACCGATTGAATCTCTTTTATTATTGCCAGAAATTGGATTGTCAACAGAGCTATTTACAATTTGA
It encodes the following:
- the OKP1 gene encoding Okp1p (similar to Saccharomyces cerevisiae OKP1 (YGR179C); ancestral locus Anc_5.181) — its product is MDNNILDQIVNSSVDNPISGNNKRDSIGSISQSDDNDGISTASIMDLEDASAFRLDTPNSAAPNLKPKKLFYTEDDDDDALDPEKNIGITQRPKKKVRFNSIKRNDPSSDKETALYPWELKKVIRKEFREKLPNNYEIKRWKKPSRIMVNSVIHLLEANVQTSIETVFERYRSEVLNVTHQNGQEVDKIYRQKQSIMNDIVAKIKVQLKKSRFPARISERDLDVEYIVSKRNFIQKRYAEELDNAERVETELFKEQALLEEAKNSCRQARESNKIKLTNELIKKNLHPSLNDAIDNAYGLIKASKTSTAPGDGFQRDSKELNLKISQVKQPSDDLHDKILSYLPALEQLNEVTEKLEDSISVFTSGEQEVLQDTFLDEQ
- the RRN7 gene encoding Rrn7p (similar to Saccharomyces cerevisiae RRN7 (YJL025W); ancestral locus Anc_5.183) yields the protein MSTYIKGPICGVANCPSRLWRIIDGRRTCQYGHVMDGDVEFNNEDDDIANSGVITRRLNLTTNATGSFQSSFNLSQSQHLHNSDRSKKVYGYEAHVLFLKAFQYILKRQVDFLVQHLDFPNEFENVVKIIWGMYLKLLSEQDDGNSNELESTVRGHFKLNSLASLAMMYMASVHMGLPVYIRDFIRWLSSAKVSFFNATELLPETWREKLPNYYLALLEGGKVPHDGQLFQKISQLCSMTDFTARLNCQLTYEPLIFKLVTHMVLPPEFYMFTLELIQTMDEDENFRLSGNYKRKFRKYYLWAELRVVAYFVLTVRWVLLCDLKSYPLPWIQAVMKFPRELESSEETKDVHAAYLSAQADTKDITEWDTTRTSAYLEWVEKRLLPMQKNEMNTKIDHKIAMRKLHKIFPMDSETYRLEPGNRSPSYIEELQEKYNYFHTSVENSCANPNSFQEDPNERILCIHKLEQTLIHQLSLEYGCSIEQLRVTIDHVENNCRMRSEEFD
- the PBP1 gene encoding Pbp1p (similar to Saccharomyces cerevisiae PBP1 (YGR178C); ancestral locus Anc_5.182), whose amino-acid sequence is MKGNFNNRRRDRGNNNSNGSFASGNGSSMGSDRSGNMSVNTGGFYETAETLKAFGDRFDYLLTNSIGSEVVATVSSAIKYSGLLVACNLDSTNGVDIILKYPKIVDSGFSDNIDELSDQLGETLLISGSDVAELEMKGVDFALDEKWDTLKKQELEDKQKRDKRNQGESANGVGYGNNSKNFKTDTDISRGRGDVKERELQKWTPDTGDEVPGISHQTLEESSTSWDQFTVNEEKFGVKSTYDEHLYTTKINKDDPHYEKRLKEAERLAKEIESQGTSGNIHLAEERGLTIDDSGMDEEDLYSGVDRRGNDLLASLKSNSKPSPSKAAVYVAPSLRNQPHHTDPAIISSTSSNKTTDKQVPVTKKIPKATSKISGTDDSLMTIPLDKNETGMNKENETPKSQISIQEESPNKHPNSKDAQIEELKKFAQKFKVPYDIPEDMQDILKSSTLKSDPSLPPKPLNGSNKSSLPPTPSNIRVDIRKNPGTSKMSSQANTPINSPSVGRASISTKRRGAGSFFGSKIPSADNKKKALFNTKFNMFIQSRESYDNSMKKLKDKDSESKSMEPFFIEKPYFTAPTWAGNSEQSYKTLFPDEVTALQKAQMNLQKRQMTNMNAAAAAAAANQQMGLVMGNMMRFPMGPGASPNIMSGMAAGNMGMYMPMQPQPMFYPSMPHMMSVMGGGEDGGRSPSPQTVSPHITPTYMNKGPTASSFGYPGAMPFQPMISGSNGNYRQNYHQGNHYNHNNNHNHHRNNHENH